A single window of uncultured Tolumonas sp. DNA harbors:
- a CDS encoding DUF3737 family protein yields the protein MTHRISAKQIIRDCFFEGERSLYAKDSLHLQNVQFLPGESPLKHTHQVSALECEFMGKYPFWHSDEIIIEHSHFTVSARAAIWYTQNLCMRYSTVDAPKMFRQASNLTIENSRFPNAGETLWNCRSIRMKDVEFSNADYLLMNGENIEIKNMKLQGNYSFQDAKNIVIRNSILDSKDAFWGAENITVYDSILDGEYLGWHSKNLRLINCTIRGEQPLCYATDLVMENCKMENTNFCFEYSTVQADICSGIVSVRNPKGGYIRAQHIDEIIIDEHCLNPGACEIQLANSKVAS from the coding sequence ATGACCCATCGCATTTCTGCAAAACAAATTATCCGTGATTGCTTTTTTGAGGGTGAACGTTCTTTATACGCGAAAGACAGCCTACATTTACAAAACGTACAATTTCTGCCGGGTGAATCTCCACTTAAACACACGCATCAGGTATCGGCACTGGAATGCGAATTTATGGGTAAATACCCCTTCTGGCACAGTGACGAAATCATTATTGAACATAGCCATTTTACTGTTTCTGCCCGAGCTGCTATTTGGTACACACAAAATCTCTGCATGCGATATAGCACTGTTGATGCGCCAAAAATGTTCCGTCAGGCGTCAAATCTCACTATTGAAAACTCCCGTTTTCCAAATGCTGGAGAAACATTATGGAACTGCCGGAGCATTCGCATGAAAGACGTCGAGTTCAGCAATGCGGATTATCTTTTGATGAATGGTGAAAACATCGAGATCAAGAATATGAAATTGCAGGGCAATTACTCATTTCAAGATGCAAAAAATATTGTCATCCGGAATTCCATTCTTGATTCAAAAGATGCCTTCTGGGGAGCTGAGAATATAACCGTCTACGATAGTATTTTAGATGGTGAATACCTTGGCTGGCATTCGAAAAACCTACGATTAATCAACTGCACCATCCGAGGTGAACAGCCGCTGTGTTATGCCACTGATCTCGTGATGGAAAACTGCAAGATGGAAAACACAAATTTCTGTTTTGAATATTCCACCGTACAGGCGGATATTTGTTCCGGGATCGTCAGTGTGCGTAATCCGAAAGGCGGGTACATTCGTGCACAACACATTGATGAAATCATCATTGATGAACACTGTCTTAATCCTGGCGCTTGCGAAATTCAGCTCGCAAATTCAAAGGTAGCCTCATAA
- a CDS encoding diguanylate cyclase codes for MAEQTQSSLNNDETDADRKRSILNESALSLDMVSAFSGDRLLSDHEMTHLNQLKINRGLRFYSDLFYAITHQFFPPETAVQLWNDVQQHKMRLSTSLGRNVRITVATLDYLSNITTNLISTTLVGESYIEELIGLSLRDGLTGLFNRTFFAEQIELEIKRSQRYQLPISLAFIDIDNFKQVNDTWGHQEGDRVLSLMGQLLLNTARDADICCRYGGEEFVVIQPLTDRSDATIITKRIQEKLSVRLPNNQMVTVSVGMASLDKKNLTSLNLIEKADTALYQAKKSGRNRLEIMD; via the coding sequence ATGGCCGAGCAAACACAATCTTCCCTGAACAATGATGAAACCGATGCAGACCGGAAACGGAGTATCCTCAATGAAAGTGCACTCTCTCTGGATATGGTATCTGCATTTTCCGGTGACAGGCTTCTATCTGATCATGAGATGACTCATCTAAATCAACTTAAAATAAATCGTGGACTTCGGTTTTATTCAGATCTTTTTTATGCCATTACACATCAATTCTTTCCACCAGAAACTGCCGTTCAACTGTGGAATGATGTGCAACAGCATAAAATGCGGTTATCTACCTCATTGGGAAGAAATGTCAGGATCACGGTTGCTACACTAGATTATCTGTCAAATATCACCACCAATTTGATCTCGACTACACTGGTTGGTGAATCCTACATTGAAGAGCTAATAGGATTATCGTTACGAGATGGTTTAACGGGATTATTTAATCGCACCTTCTTTGCAGAACAAATTGAATTAGAAATAAAACGTTCTCAACGTTATCAGCTGCCGATTTCTCTCGCATTTATTGATATTGATAATTTTAAGCAGGTCAATGATACTTGGGGGCATCAGGAAGGTGATCGTGTTTTATCGTTAATGGGACAACTTCTTTTAAATACAGCCAGAGATGCTGATATCTGCTGTCGATATGGTGGCGAAGAATTTGTGGTAATACAACCATTAACGGATCGTTCTGATGCCACAATAATCACCAAAAGAATACAAGAGAAGTTATCAGTTCGGTTACCTAACAATCAAATGGTGACTGTCAGTGTTGGCATGGCATCGTTGGATAAAAAAAACTTAACAAGCCTAAATCTGATAGAAAAAGCCGATACAGCACTTTATCAGGCTAAAAAATCTGGAAGAAATCGACTTGAAATTATGGATTAA
- the mgtA gene encoding magnesium-translocating P-type ATPase — protein MSQNALDHSWWLKPLTQKDIDGSGLSDSEAKIRLSKFGPNTFREQHHKSLLIQYISRFKNPLVIILLIASTISAFTGEITNFFIISVIILLSVTLDFIQEYRANAAADKLRQSVAVKAKALRDNKQVELPIANIVPDDVVLLVAGDLIPADGIIIESSDFFVKQALLTGETYPVEKKAGILPDTAIDLQDATNAVFMGTSVISGSAKIVVIKTGAETAVGEIAESISRPTIPTSFELGARRFGMLIMRLTVLMVMFVLLVNMMNHKPWLESFLFAVALAVGLTPELLPMIVSVTLARGALRMAKKQMIVKRLSAIQDLGSMDVLCTDKTGTLTEAKIRMEQHVNATGQISDWVLKLAYLNSFFESGLKNPLDEAILAHQHIDVSAWKKIDEVPFDFERRCISVLLDNAGIRWLIVKGAPDEIVGLCTHVEIDNTAHQQAMDHATLGALQAQYHALEAEGFRVLAVAWRQVVMDHPHAVVSDETELVFAGFAAFLDPPKESAASSLDALKNVGVTIKIVTGDSELVTRHVCAELKIPVIGLLTGKEIAQMDDYALRARVETVNLFCRVNPAQKNRVILALKARGHVVGYLGDGINDAPSLHSADVGLSVDSAVDVAKEAADMILLKQDLHVLHAAVLEGRRTFSNIMKYIMMGTSSNFGNMFSMAGASLFLPFLPMLPTQILLNNILYDISEIPIPLDEVDAAEILKPRVLDLNFIRNFMLVIGPISSLFDFLTFYIMLGVFKANESLFQTGWFVESLCTQTLVIFIIRTRGNPLKSRAHALLTLTSLVVVIVAIGLPFTPIGTYFGFVPPPFQFYLILGVMVVAYLGMAELAKQIFYRWSATR, from the coding sequence ATGTCTCAAAATGCATTAGACCATTCGTGGTGGTTAAAACCACTCACTCAAAAAGATATCGATGGATCCGGTTTATCGGACAGCGAAGCTAAAATACGACTCTCTAAATTTGGGCCTAATACATTCCGTGAACAACACCATAAATCCCTTCTGATACAGTATATTTCCCGTTTTAAAAATCCACTGGTCATCATCCTGCTTATTGCTAGTACTATTTCCGCATTTACTGGGGAAATTACCAATTTTTTCATCATCAGTGTGATCATCCTGCTTAGTGTTACGCTGGATTTCATTCAGGAATACCGGGCTAATGCCGCGGCGGATAAATTGCGCCAATCTGTAGCAGTAAAAGCAAAAGCGCTGCGGGATAACAAACAAGTGGAGCTTCCTATCGCCAACATTGTCCCTGACGATGTAGTTTTACTTGTTGCAGGGGATCTAATTCCAGCTGATGGAATTATCATTGAATCCTCTGATTTTTTCGTTAAACAAGCATTGTTAACTGGTGAAACGTACCCTGTTGAAAAAAAAGCCGGAATATTACCAGATACCGCGATAGACCTTCAGGATGCAACGAATGCGGTATTTATGGGAACTTCAGTTATTAGTGGTAGTGCAAAAATAGTCGTAATAAAAACCGGTGCAGAAACGGCGGTCGGAGAAATAGCAGAGAGTATTTCACGTCCCACTATTCCTACTTCATTCGAACTGGGAGCCCGCCGTTTTGGCATGTTGATCATGCGTCTGACGGTGTTAATGGTGATGTTTGTTCTCCTTGTTAACATGATGAACCACAAACCGTGGCTGGAGTCATTCTTGTTTGCAGTAGCCCTTGCTGTTGGTTTGACGCCAGAATTGTTACCCATGATTGTCTCTGTCACGTTGGCTCGCGGCGCTCTTCGAATGGCGAAAAAGCAAATGATCGTCAAACGCCTTTCCGCGATCCAGGATTTAGGCTCGATGGATGTTTTGTGCACCGATAAAACAGGCACTTTGACTGAAGCTAAAATAAGAATGGAACAACATGTCAATGCCACAGGGCAGATCAGTGATTGGGTCTTGAAATTAGCATATCTCAACAGTTTTTTTGAAAGTGGGTTAAAAAATCCGCTGGATGAAGCCATTCTTGCTCACCAGCATATTGATGTCAGTGCCTGGAAAAAGATTGATGAAGTTCCCTTTGATTTCGAACGTCGTTGCATTTCTGTATTACTGGATAATGCTGGGATCCGGTGGTTGATCGTAAAGGGAGCGCCCGATGAAATCGTAGGGCTATGTACACACGTAGAAATTGACAATACCGCCCATCAGCAAGCGATGGATCATGCGACTTTGGGGGCTCTTCAAGCACAATACCATGCTTTGGAGGCTGAAGGTTTTCGTGTTTTAGCGGTTGCCTGGCGACAAGTGGTGATGGATCACCCCCATGCTGTCGTCAGTGATGAAACTGAATTAGTTTTTGCTGGTTTTGCCGCTTTTCTCGATCCCCCCAAAGAAAGCGCAGCGTCCTCTCTCGACGCACTAAAAAATGTCGGCGTTACAATCAAAATTGTAACGGGTGACAGTGAGCTGGTTACTCGCCATGTCTGTGCTGAATTGAAGATCCCAGTGATAGGATTATTGACCGGCAAAGAGATAGCGCAGATGGATGACTATGCCCTGCGGGCGAGAGTTGAAACGGTTAACTTATTTTGCCGGGTTAATCCGGCGCAGAAGAATCGGGTTATTTTAGCACTCAAAGCAAGAGGTCATGTGGTTGGCTATCTAGGCGATGGCATTAACGATGCACCATCGTTGCATTCAGCTGATGTGGGATTATCTGTCGACTCTGCGGTTGATGTGGCGAAAGAAGCGGCAGATATGATTTTATTAAAACAAGACCTGCATGTTCTTCATGCCGCTGTTTTGGAAGGACGACGAACTTTTAGTAACATTATGAAGTACATCATGATGGGAACGAGTTCTAACTTTGGCAATATGTTCAGCATGGCAGGTGCCTCGCTATTTTTACCCTTTCTTCCAATGTTGCCAACCCAAATTCTGCTTAATAATATTCTCTATGACATATCCGAAATACCCATTCCATTGGATGAAGTGGATGCCGCTGAAATACTTAAGCCGCGGGTACTCGATTTAAATTTCATTCGTAATTTTATGTTGGTCATTGGCCCTATTAGCTCATTGTTCGATTTCCTGACTTTTTACATCATGTTGGGAGTGTTCAAAGCGAATGAATCGCTTTTTCAGACCGGTTGGTTTGTAGAGTCATTGTGTACACAAACCTTGGTTATCTTCATTATTCGGACGCGGGGCAATCCATTAAAAAGCCGAGCGCATGCACTCCTCACCTTAACCTCATTAGTCGTTGTTATCGTCGCAATCGGCCTCCCCTTTACACCAATTGGAACGTATTTTGGTTTTGTACCACCACCGTTCCAATTCTATTTAATTCTTGGTGTGATGGTGGTGGCTTATCTCGGCATGGCGGAACTTGCTAAACAGATTTTCTACCGATGGTCTGCAACCAGATGA
- a CDS encoding MalY/PatB family protein: MNFDFDSITPRQNSSSYKWDISDDPKLLPMWVADMDFKTAPAIIEALEQRVRHGIFGYTKVPATYFSAIQHWFTTRHQFEIAREWILYTSGVVPALSAILRAVTNPGDKVLVQTPVYNCFFSSIRNMGSEILENPLIQIDGRFEMDFADLEQKASLPGVKALLLCNPHNPVGRAWTATELRRLGEICQRYKVLMISDEIHCDLVFPHQKHQPYATLGADFLAQSITCLSPSKTFNIAGLQIANIVVADPALRSRIDKALNIHEVCDVNPFGVTATIAAYTKGTEWLDALRHYLYENYLLVEDFLSRELPALRLTKQEATYLAWIDCRSLGVCSAVMTQQLSEKAHLRVNEGTLYGGAGEGFIRLNIACPRQVLTEGLVRLKSGLNVISSSDKSLSLI; the protein is encoded by the coding sequence ATGAACTTTGATTTTGACAGTATCACGCCACGGCAAAATAGCAGCTCTTATAAATGGGATATCTCTGATGACCCCAAATTGTTACCCATGTGGGTTGCCGACATGGATTTCAAAACAGCACCAGCCATTATCGAAGCACTAGAGCAACGTGTACGCCATGGGATTTTTGGATACACCAAAGTGCCAGCAACCTATTTTTCGGCGATACAACATTGGTTTACAACACGTCACCAGTTTGAAATAGCGCGCGAGTGGATACTCTATACGTCAGGTGTAGTCCCAGCCCTTTCTGCCATATTACGTGCGGTCACTAACCCCGGAGACAAAGTGCTGGTTCAGACACCAGTCTATAACTGTTTTTTTTCGTCCATTCGCAATATGGGGAGCGAGATCCTCGAAAATCCGCTTATACAAATTGATGGCCGATTCGAGATGGATTTTGCTGATTTAGAGCAAAAAGCGTCATTACCGGGTGTGAAAGCGTTACTTTTATGCAATCCTCATAACCCGGTTGGTCGGGCCTGGACAGCAACAGAACTGCGTCGACTCGGTGAAATTTGCCAACGCTATAAAGTGTTGATGATCAGTGATGAAATTCATTGTGATCTGGTGTTTCCCCATCAGAAGCATCAACCCTATGCCACACTGGGCGCTGATTTTCTAGCGCAATCCATTACCTGCCTATCACCCAGCAAAACATTCAACATAGCCGGATTACAGATCGCCAATATTGTGGTCGCAGATCCAGCTTTACGCAGTCGCATCGATAAAGCCCTCAATATTCACGAGGTATGTGATGTAAACCCTTTTGGTGTCACAGCAACCATTGCCGCTTATACAAAAGGTACAGAATGGCTAGATGCACTACGGCATTATCTTTATGAAAACTATCTACTGGTCGAAGATTTTCTCAGCAGAGAATTGCCTGCACTTAGGCTGACAAAACAAGAAGCCACCTATCTCGCCTGGATTGACTGCCGTAGTTTAGGTGTTTGTTCTGCGGTCATGACGCAGCAACTATCCGAAAAAGCTCATCTGCGGGTCAATGAAGGTACACTTTACGGTGGGGCAGGAGAAGGTTTTATCAGATTAAACATCGCCTGCCCCAGACAAGTTTTAACTGAAGGATTAGTACGGCTAAAATCAGGTCTGAATGTAATCTCATCATCTGACAAATCACTATCTTTGATTTAA
- a CDS encoding SDR family NAD(P)-dependent oxidoreductase yields MSIIFLTGSTQGLGRATAEHLIAQGHQVVLHARSTERLASIVDIRPKACDVVVGDLNEISGIYQIAEQVNKIGQMNAVIHNAGVYASEMSLNADGYSSTFMVNTLAPYLLTALIQQPERLIYLSSSMHYEGNVSLQDIEWKLRRWNSSAAYSDSKLFVTTLALAVARKWPHVLSHAVDPGWVPTRMGGANAPDDQTMGHLTQSWLAVAPASEIGNNGGYWHHLQRQLPHRAASDIQFQDSLMVKLAELTEMRLFQP; encoded by the coding sequence ATGAGCATCATTTTTCTCACTGGCAGTACACAGGGTCTTGGACGCGCGACAGCAGAGCATTTAATAGCACAGGGTCATCAGGTTGTGTTACACGCACGTTCAACGGAACGACTTGCCAGCATAGTGGATATAAGGCCCAAAGCATGCGATGTCGTTGTTGGAGATCTCAATGAAATATCAGGCATTTATCAGATTGCAGAGCAGGTGAATAAAATTGGACAAATGAATGCGGTGATCCACAATGCCGGTGTTTACGCTTCTGAGATGTCGCTCAATGCCGATGGCTATTCCAGCACATTCATGGTGAATACATTAGCTCCCTATTTATTAACCGCCCTGATCCAGCAGCCTGAACGGTTGATATATCTGAGCAGCAGTATGCATTATGAAGGAAATGTATCATTGCAAGATATTGAGTGGAAATTGCGCCGTTGGAATAGCAGTGCAGCTTATTCCGACAGTAAACTGTTTGTCACAACACTTGCTCTGGCTGTTGCCCGTAAATGGCCTCACGTGTTGAGTCACGCAGTTGATCCCGGTTGGGTACCAACCCGTATGGGAGGAGCGAATGCACCGGATGACCAGACAATGGGTCATTTAACACAAAGCTGGCTCGCCGTTGCACCAGCTTCTGAAATCGGTAATAACGGTGGCTACTGGCACCACCTTCAGCGACAGCTACCTCATAGAGCAGCTTCGGATATTCAGTTTCAGGATTCTTTGATGGTAAAATTAGCCGAGTTAACAGAAATGAGATTATTTCAACCATGA
- a CDS encoding type IV toxin-antitoxin system AbiEi family antitoxin: MNRCHELISNTLIHIPEQYQARIECPDGGNDGELQLVINEQTLKFRLSVKHIHRKESLNAYMQYTDKNQILICNALSESLSEYCEKNRINFIDEAGNTFISTDGIYFRVSGRKLKPGHLNINTKKRFTVGVMKLLFVLLTNNDAVSLTMRELAALAGISLGMASKAFNQLKSENFIRITGSGYRITDLPGLTHQWLSEYATTLRPKLGGVVLGLTGNWHDVVIREHEYWGGEVAAEQLTNHLKPEYMQLFTFNPIPQRISELKVRPDAQGRFWLVPAFWGKDLELDQKGKALLSVAELLASQDGRNYEVAQLINEQYLHLAEFTPAGI, from the coding sequence GTGAACAGATGTCATGAACTGATCTCAAATACACTTATACATATTCCTGAGCAATACCAGGCTCGTATTGAGTGTCCAGACGGCGGCAATGATGGCGAATTGCAGTTAGTAATAAATGAGCAGACATTGAAATTTAGGCTATCTGTGAAGCACATTCATAGGAAGGAATCTCTGAATGCATATATGCAATACACGGATAAAAACCAAATTTTGATCTGCAATGCTTTGTCAGAGTCTCTGTCTGAGTACTGCGAGAAAAATCGCATCAATTTCATTGATGAGGCCGGTAATACGTTCATTTCAACAGACGGTATATATTTTCGTGTATCTGGCCGTAAATTGAAGCCCGGACATCTCAATATCAATACAAAAAAGCGCTTTACTGTTGGTGTGATGAAACTGCTTTTTGTTTTGTTAACCAATAACGATGCCGTCTCATTGACTATGAGAGAATTGGCTGCGCTGGCTGGTATTTCTCTTGGGATGGCGAGTAAAGCATTCAACCAGCTAAAATCGGAAAACTTTATACGGATAACGGGATCCGGTTACCGTATAACTGACCTTCCTGGGCTTACTCATCAGTGGCTTAGCGAGTATGCAACAACATTAAGACCAAAGTTGGGTGGTGTTGTTTTAGGACTGACAGGTAACTGGCACGATGTGGTCATCCGGGAACATGAATACTGGGGCGGAGAAGTGGCTGCGGAGCAGTTAACTAATCATTTAAAACCAGAGTATATGCAACTTTTTACGTTCAACCCTATACCTCAACGTATTAGTGAGCTAAAGGTTAGACCAGATGCTCAAGGTCGATTTTGGCTGGTCCCGGCATTTTGGGGAAAGGATCTTGAATTGGATCAAAAGGGAAAAGCGCTGTTGTCAGTTGCAGAATTACTCGCAAGCCAAGATGGTCGTAATTATGAGGTCGCACAGTTAATAAATGAACAATATCTACACCTTGCAGAATTTACTCCGGCCGGAATTTGA
- a CDS encoding H-NS family nucleoid-associated regulatory protein, whose product MSDFLRTFLNARSLKAITRELTLEQLNEGFEKLTAIVEERRVQEESVRKSQEARLQKIEEYKALLQADGIDLADLVAGVSATEKTSKREPRPAKYQYTDAEGNVQTWTGQGRQPVPIREGIAAGKTLNDFLI is encoded by the coding sequence ATGTCAGATTTTTTACGTACTTTTTTAAATGCTCGAAGCTTAAAAGCAATTACTCGTGAGTTGACTTTAGAACAACTGAATGAAGGTTTTGAAAAGTTAACTGCGATTGTTGAAGAACGCCGCGTACAAGAAGAGTCAGTTAGAAAGAGCCAAGAAGCTCGTTTGCAGAAAATTGAAGAATATAAAGCACTGCTGCAAGCAGATGGTATCGATTTAGCTGATCTAGTTGCGGGTGTGTCTGCAACTGAAAAAACCAGCAAACGCGAACCACGCCCTGCTAAATACCAATATACGGATGCAGAAGGTAATGTTCAGACTTGGACTGGTCAAGGACGCCAACCAGTACCTATTCGTGAAGGTATTGCAGCGGGTAAAACTCTGAATGACTTTCTGATCTAA
- a CDS encoding TnsA endonuclease N-terminal domain-containing protein, translating into MFKLESSLEYFACFHLEYSSDVKAYISQPGPIEYLLDGKPENFFPDFWVDSAKNSTYLLEVKHSSKISNPKFRHKFQLRRNAPALNGLQIILITERQICQNPLLNNLKLMHHYAGISSITPLHDWILHFVEKNGQIKIQDLIDESNHLEADIISASVSLIANGNLKADIHVTELGKSSLVWS; encoded by the coding sequence ATGTTTAAACTTGAATCTTCTCTTGAATACTTCGCTTGTTTTCATCTTGAATATTCTTCTGATGTTAAAGCCTATATCTCGCAACCTGGTCCTATTGAATATCTACTTGATGGTAAACCAGAAAACTTCTTTCCCGACTTTTGGGTAGACAGCGCTAAAAACTCCACTTATCTACTTGAAGTTAAACACTCCAGCAAAATATCAAATCCTAAATTCCGCCACAAATTTCAACTGAGAAGAAATGCTCCGGCATTGAATGGGCTTCAAATTATTCTGATTACTGAACGTCAAATTTGCCAAAATCCACTATTGAATAATTTAAAACTTATGCACCACTATGCTGGTATTAGCTCCATAACGCCTTTGCATGACTGGATATTGCATTTTGTTGAAAAAAATGGACAAATAAAAATCCAAGACCTGATCGACGAATCAAATCACCTTGAAGCTGACATAATTTCTGCCAGTGTAAGTTTGATTGCAAATGGAAATCTGAAAGCAGATATCCATGTGACGGAGCTAGGTAAATCAAGCCTAGTCTGGAGCTAA